A genomic region of Palaemon carinicauda isolate YSFRI2023 chromosome 11, ASM3689809v2, whole genome shotgun sequence contains the following coding sequences:
- the LOC137650075 gene encoding 3',5'-cyclic-AMP phosphodiesterase-like, whose product SIPSSPTDQQQELDIPSLRVDDGDRIKKKDRVLSAAASSALTSSVAPAGQSMPPAIHHAVPTSVAGSSLGTCVPSQREVSMSMIQGVKKPLLHANSFSGDHLPKYGIDTLHEEELGKILEDVDKWGIDIYRISELSNRKPLTTVTYTIFVERDLLKTFKIPPKTFITFMMTLEDHYLKDVPYHNSLHAADVTQSTHVLLNSPALESVFTNLEILAAIFAAAIHDVDHPGLTNQYLINSSSELALMYNDESVLENHHLAVAFKLLQNQDCDIFANLSKKQRQTLRKMVIDMVLATDMSKHMSLLADLKTMVETKKVAGSGVLLLDNYTDRIQVLQNMVHCADLSNPTKPLELYKNWVSSIMEEFFQQGDREREQGMDISPMCDRHSATIEKSQVGFIDYIVHPLWETWADLVHPDAQDILDTLEENRDWYQRMIPLSPSSSSNDLKEEDCQGEDSLDQPEGELCAAAERIQIQFTLEDEGSGGVRAPPGDAPGDDPTM is encoded by the exons TCCATACCTTCTTCTCCAACAGACCAACAGCAAGAATTGGACATCCCCAGCCTACGTGTAGACGACGGCGACAGGATTAAGAAGAAAGACAGAGTCCTCTCCGCAGCAGCATCGTCAGCCCTAACGTCGTCGGTGGCACCAGCGGGTCAGTCGATGCCCCCGGCCATACATCATGCCGTGCCCACCTCGGTGGCCGGCTCCTCCCTCGGTACTTGCGTACCCTCTCAGCGAGAGGTGTCCATGTCGATGATCCAGGGGGTGAAGAAGCCTCTGCTTCACGCTAACTCCTTCTCGGGCGACCACCTTCCGAAGTACGGCATCGACACGTTGCATGAAGAGGAACTCGGGAAG atctTAGAGGATGTAGACAAATGGGGAATAGATATCTACAGGATATCGGAACTGTCCAACAGGAAGCCTTTGACAACCGTAACCTACACAATATTCGTG GAACGTGACTTACTGAAGACGTTTAAAATTCCGCCCAAGACTTTCATAACTTTCATGATGACACTGGAAGACCACTATTTGAAGGACGTTCCTTACCACAATTCCTTACATGCTGCTGACGTCACGCAGTCCACCCATGTCCTCCTCAATTCACCTGCCCTAGAG tcAGTTTTCACAAACTTGGAAATCCTGGCAGCCATTTTTGCAGCTGCCATTCACGATGTAGATCACCCTGGCCTCACCAACCAGTACCTGATAAACTCTTCTTCAGAACTTGCCCTTATGTACAATGATGAATCAGTACTTGAGAATCACCATTTGGCTGTTGCCTTCAAGTTGTTGCAGAATCAGGATTGTGATATTTTCGCGAACCTGTCTAAGAAACAGAGGCAGACGCTGCGAAAGATGGTGATTGATATGGTGCTGGCCACAGACATGAGTAAACACATGAGTCTGTTAGCGGATCTCAAGACTATGGTTGAAACCAAGAAGGTTGCGGGGTCTGGGGTTTTACTCCTCGATAACTACACTGACAGGATACAG GTGCTACAAAATATGGTGCACTGTGCAGATCTAAGTAACCCCACCAAGCCACTGGAGCTGTATAAGAACTGGGTGTCCTCTATAATGGAGGAATTCTTCCAGCAGGGTGACCGGGAAAGAGAACAGGGCATGGACATTTCCCCCATGTGTGATAGGCATTCAGCCACAATTGAAAAGTCACAG gttggctTTATTGATTACATTGTTCATCCACTATGGGAAACGTGGGCAGATCTTGTTCATCCAGACGCACAGGATATCCTTGACACCTTAGAAGAGAATAGAGACTGGTACCAGCGAATGATTCCTCTTTCTCCATCTTCGTCCTCCAATGATTTAAAAGAGGAGGACTGTCAAGGGGAAGACTCTTTAGATCAGCCTGAAGGAGAACTATGTGCTGCAGCAGAGCGAATTCAGATCCAGTTTACACTCGAAGACGAAGGAAGTGGAGGTGTACGTGCACCGCCAGGAGATGCTCCTGGTGATGACCCTACAATGTGA